From a region of the Erythrobacter neustonensis genome:
- the acpS gene encoding holo-ACP synthase: MIIGTGSDLCNIERIANSLSRFGERFENRVFTDVEIAKARRRPFTCPGTYAKRFAAKEAFSKAVGTGFKRGVFMKDIGVVNAPSGAPTLALTGGAALRLEEITPDGHEARIHLTLTDDHPWAQAFVIIEAIPLRQP, translated from the coding sequence ATGATCATCGGCACCGGCAGCGATCTGTGCAACATCGAACGCATCGCCAATTCGCTCAGTCGCTTCGGCGAGCGGTTCGAAAACCGCGTCTTCACCGATGTCGAAATCGCCAAGGCCCGCCGCCGCCCCTTTACTTGTCCGGGCACCTACGCCAAGCGCTTCGCCGCCAAGGAGGCGTTCTCCAAGGCGGTCGGCACCGGGTTCAAGCGCGGCGTGTTCATGAAGGACATCGGCGTGGTCAATGCCCCCTCGGGCGCGCCGACGCTGGCGCTGACCGGGGGCGCGGCATTGCGGCTTGAAGAAATCACCCCGGACGGGCATGAGGCGCGCATCCATCTCACCCTGACCGACGATCACCCTTGGGCGCAGGCCTTCGTGATCATCGAAGCCATCCCCCTGCGCCAGCCCTGA
- a CDS encoding pyridoxal phosphate biosynthetic protein: MNTPPALTGEQKRWALAAAALFLLALGFLGFALSARVMVVFAVGWLALMIFGFAGASRVAKGDFSHPLFKAQVMLHLVAVGLLAAVIIRALK, from the coding sequence ATGAACACGCCCCCGGCCCTCACCGGCGAACAGAAACGCTGGGCACTCGCCGCCGCCGCGCTGTTTCTGCTCGCGCTGGGGTTCCTGGGCTTTGCACTGAGCGCGCGCGTGATGGTGGTGTTCGCGGTCGGCTGGCTGGCGCTGATGATCTTCGGCTTCGCCGGCGCAAGCCGGGTGGCGAAAGGCGATTTTTCGCACCCCTTGTTCAAGGCGCAGGTGATGCTCCATCTGGTTGCCGTCGGCCTGCTCGCGGCTGTCATCATAAGGGCGCTCAAATGA
- a CDS encoding pyridoxine 5'-phosphate synthase, whose amino-acid sequence MTPSHLRLGVNIDHVATIRNARGGDHPDPVRAAEIVAAVGGDGITAHLREDRRHIRDEDLARIQAATDLPLNLEMAATREMLAIALRHKPHAACIVPEKREERTTEGGLDAAGMHNTLVPICEELRDAGIRVSLFIEADERQLDAALRLGAPVVEFHTGEYAHAFLDGDRDRVERELRRISDMAALAAKNGIEPHAGHGLTFDNVQPIAAIPQIAELNIGHYLIGEAVFVGLENAIRRMRELMDEAR is encoded by the coding sequence ATGACCCCTTCACACCTGCGCCTCGGCGTCAACATCGATCACGTCGCCACTATCCGCAACGCGCGCGGCGGCGACCATCCCGATCCGGTGCGCGCGGCAGAGATCGTCGCGGCCGTGGGCGGCGACGGGATCACCGCGCACCTGCGCGAAGACCGCCGCCATATTCGCGACGAGGATCTGGCGCGCATTCAGGCGGCGACCGATCTGCCGCTCAACCTCGAAATGGCTGCGACCCGCGAGATGCTCGCCATCGCCTTGCGCCACAAACCGCACGCCGCCTGCATCGTCCCCGAAAAGCGCGAAGAGCGCACCACCGAGGGTGGGCTCGACGCCGCCGGAATGCACAACACGCTGGTGCCGATCTGCGAGGAACTGCGCGATGCGGGCATCCGCGTCTCGCTGTTCATCGAAGCCGATGAGCGGCAATTGGACGCCGCGCTGCGGCTGGGCGCACCGGTGGTCGAATTCCACACCGGCGAATATGCCCACGCCTTTCTCGACGGCGACCGCGACCGCGTGGAGCGCGAATTGCGCCGCATTTCGGATATGGCCGCGCTCGCCGCCAAGAACGGGATTGAGCCCCACGCGGGCCACGGCCTCACCTTCGACAACGTCCAGCCGATCGCCGCGATCCCGCAGATCGCCGAACTCAACATCGGCCATTACCTCATCGGCGAAGCGGTGTTCGTGGGCCTCGAAAACGCGATCCGCCGGATGCGCGAATTGATGGATGAAGCGCGATGA
- a CDS encoding serine hydrolase domain-containing protein → MIRSLAALIALCLPAAAVSATVRDAETAFPFAAVNAVIESAGFQGDVVISDSLDAPDDFPPTYRWVGLLPEPDRGWPDGLTWRWASVTKQIVAILVMREVEAGRIDLDRPVATYLPAFASPNASTATIRNLLQHRAGLPNPADTPAFYDADFKGSRDPVTGFCAGPVTGAPGGDWAYNNCDFMVLGAVLEAVTGISWDKLFLRDIAGPLGFEFAGAYPGEQFTRWGLVDGLRESEVDLSTYGASAGLYGEPDDIIAIDNALMRGELLGPEALAEMWRGDPMLGYMALGQWVFDVPLKGCDAPVRIVERRGDIGAVQVRNFILPEKRMAVVAFSQEKPFEFGEVWQGSGFAHDLLSTAACPQGTP, encoded by the coding sequence ATGATCCGTTCGCTTGCCGCCCTGATCGCCCTGTGCCTGCCCGCTGCGGCAGTATCCGCGACGGTGCGGGATGCCGAAACCGCGTTCCCCTTCGCTGCGGTCAACGCGGTGATCGAATCGGCAGGCTTCCAAGGCGATGTCGTGATCTCGGACAGTCTCGATGCGCCCGATGACTTCCCGCCGACCTACCGCTGGGTCGGACTGCTTCCCGAACCCGACCGCGGCTGGCCCGACGGGCTGACCTGGCGCTGGGCTAGCGTGACAAAGCAGATCGTCGCGATCCTCGTGATGCGCGAGGTCGAGGCGGGCCGGATCGATCTCGACCGCCCGGTGGCGACATACCTGCCCGCCTTCGCATCGCCCAACGCAAGCACCGCGACAATCCGCAATCTGCTGCAACACCGCGCAGGCCTGCCCAACCCCGCCGATACGCCCGCGTTCTACGATGCGGACTTCAAGGGCAGCCGCGATCCCGTCACCGGGTTCTGCGCGGGCCCCGTCACTGGCGCACCGGGCGGCGATTGGGCTTACAACAATTGCGACTTCATGGTGCTGGGCGCGGTGCTTGAAGCGGTCACGGGCATTTCGTGGGACAAGCTGTTCCTGCGCGACATCGCCGGACCGCTGGGCTTCGAATTCGCCGGGGCCTATCCGGGCGAGCAATTCACGCGCTGGGGCCTTGTTGACGGCCTGCGCGAGAGCGAGGTCGATCTGTCGACCTATGGCGCATCTGCCGGGCTTTATGGCGAGCCTGACGACATCATCGCGATCGACAACGCGCTGATGCGCGGCGAATTGCTCGGGCCGGAGGCGCTGGCCGAAATGTGGCGCGGCGATCCGATGCTGGGATACATGGCGCTGGGCCAATGGGTGTTCGACGTGCCGCTCAAGGGCTGTGATGCCCCCGTCAGGATCGTCGAGCGGCGCGGCGATATCGGCGCTGTGCAGGTGCGCAATTTCATCCTGCCCGAGAAGCGGATGGCGGTGGTCGCCTTCTCGCAGGAAAAACCGTTCGAATTCGGCGAAGTGTGGCAGGGCAGCGGCTTCGCGCACGATCTGCTCAGCACAGCCGCCTGCCCGCAAGGAACCCCATGA
- the pyrE gene encoding orotate phosphoribosyltransferase, with amino-acid sequence MTEEQVLDEFRSSGALLEGHFKLSSGRHSGHYLQCARVLMNPQRAARLAEAVVAGIPADVRAAIDVVVSPAMGGIIIGHEVGRALGKDAMFLERPEGTFHLRRGFALEKGARVLMVEDVVTTGLSSREAIAAVAREGAEVIAECAIIDRSCGSVDLGVPFYPLLAIDFPTYDESDIPAALASVEVTKPGSRKE; translated from the coding sequence ATGACTGAAGAACAGGTTCTCGACGAATTTCGCAGCTCCGGCGCTTTGCTCGAAGGGCATTTCAAACTCTCTTCCGGGCGCCATAGCGGACATTACCTGCAATGCGCGCGGGTGTTGATGAACCCGCAGCGCGCCGCGCGCCTTGCCGAGGCCGTGGTCGCCGGCATCCCTGCCGACGTGCGTGCAGCGATCGATGTCGTCGTCTCGCCCGCAATGGGCGGGATCATCATCGGCCACGAGGTCGGCCGCGCGCTGGGCAAGGATGCGATGTTCCTCGAACGGCCCGAGGGCACCTTCCACCTGCGCCGCGGCTTCGCGCTCGAAAAGGGCGCGCGCGTGCTGATGGTCGAGGATGTGGTCACCACCGGCCTCTCCAGCCGGGAGGCGATCGCCGCGGTCGCGCGCGAGGGCGCCGAAGTGATCGCCGAATGTGCGATCATCGACCGTTCGTGCGGGTCAGTCGATCTGGGCGTGCCGTTCTACCCGCTGCTCGCCATCGATTTTCCGACTTATGATGAATCCGACATCCCGGCCGCGCTGGCGAGCGTAGAGGTAACGAAACCCGGAAGCCGCAAGGAATAG
- the coxB gene encoding cytochrome c oxidase subunit II, with protein MKKVFLAAVAAGLAAFTPLGVAAQDAAAPAVPATTEAAAPAAVAPAADAPAVTAEAAAPAAAADAGSYTAMAPTKGKGMPTSYQDDPAQSVTFQDQYSDNGEYALWMHNVILMPVITVISLLVLALLLYVVVRFNRRRNPVASKTTHNTLIEVVWTIVPVIILVIIAVPSITLLARQYETPPADAVTIKATGYQWYWGYNYPDHGDIEVISNMLDEGEAVRRGEPGQLAVDNRMVVPAGVPLRIQTTASDVIHAFAVPSLWFKMDAVPGRLNEKLLTIKEPGVYYGQCSELCGARHAYMPIAIEALPPAEFAAWVRAQGGSMPGEEAAAPAAAPAAEAEAAAPAAAG; from the coding sequence ATGAAAAAGGTTTTTCTGGCAGCGGTTGCTGCCGGGCTCGCGGCATTCACGCCGCTCGGTGTGGCGGCGCAGGATGCCGCCGCTCCCGCTGTTCCCGCGACCACCGAGGCGGCTGCGCCTGCGGCCGTTGCGCCGGCGGCTGATGCTCCCGCCGTGACCGCCGAAGCGGCCGCGCCGGCAGCGGCAGCGGATGCCGGCAGCTACACTGCCATGGCCCCGACCAAGGGCAAGGGCATGCCGACTTCCTATCAGGACGATCCCGCGCAGAGCGTGACTTTCCAGGACCAGTATTCGGACAATGGCGAATACGCGTTGTGGATGCACAACGTGATCCTGATGCCGGTCATCACCGTGATCAGCCTGCTCGTGCTCGCGCTGCTGCTTTATGTGGTGGTGCGCTTCAACCGTCGCCGCAACCCGGTGGCATCGAAGACCACGCACAACACGCTGATCGAAGTGGTGTGGACGATCGTTCCGGTGATCATCCTCGTGATCATCGCGGTTCCTTCGATCACGCTGCTCGCGCGCCAGTATGAAACCCCGCCGGCCGACGCGGTCACCATCAAGGCGACGGGTTACCAGTGGTATTGGGGTTACAACTATCCCGATCACGGCGATATCGAAGTGATCTCGAACATGCTCGACGAAGGCGAGGCGGTGCGCCGTGGTGAGCCCGGGCAGCTGGCGGTGGACAACCGCATGGTCGTGCCCGCCGGTGTTCCGCTGCGCATTCAGACCACCGCGTCGGACGTGATCCACGCCTTTGCGGTGCCCTCGCTGTGGTTCAAGATGGACGCGGTGCCAGGCCGGCTGAATGAAAAGCTGCTGACCATCAAGGAGCCGGGCGTCTATTACGGTCAGTGCTCCGAGCTGTGCGGTGCGCGTCACGCCTACATGCCGATCGCCATCGAAGCGCTGCCCCCGGCCGAATTCGCCGCATGGGTCCGCGCGCAGGGCGGCAGCATGCCGGGCGAAGAAGCGGCGGCTCCGGCTGCCGCGCCCGCAGCCGAAGCCGAGGCTGCCGCTCCGGCAGCTGCCGGCTGA